The following is a genomic window from Sphingomonas sinipercae.
CGCCGATCCGGGTCGCGAGGTCGTCGTAGCGCTTCACGAAACGGGGCGTCCGTTCGAACAGGCCGAGCATGTCTTCGGTCACCAGCACCTGGCCATCGCATTGCGCGGAGGCGCCGATGCCGATGACCGGCGGCTCGACGGATTTCGTGACCTTGGTCGCAATGTCTTCAAGCACGCCTTCGACCACGATGGTGAAGGCCCCTGCCCGAGCTACGGCGCTGGCGTCGCTGACGATCTTCGCGGCTTCCGCCTGGTTGCGGCCCCGAGCGCCATAGCCGCCGAGCAAGTTGACCGCCTGCGGGGTCAAGCCAACGTGGCCGATCACCGGGATTCCGCGCTCGGTAAGGAAGCGGACAGTCGGCGCCATCGCCTCGCCGCCTTCCAGCTTCACCGCCGCGCAGCCGGTTTCCTTCATCACCCGCGACGCGCTTTCGAACGCCTGCTCGGGCGACGCCTCATAGCTTCCGAACGGCATGTCGACGGCGACCAGCGCGTGCCAGCTGCCCCGCACCACCGCCGCGCCGTGCGCGCACATCATGTCGAGGGTCACCGGGATGGTGGACGGCAAGCCGTAAATCACCTGCCCCAGGCTGTCGCCGACCAGCAGCATGTCGCAATGCGGGTCGAGCAGTTGCGCTTGCCGCATGGTGTAAGCGGTGAGCATCACGATCGGTCGCTCGGTCTGCCCGTCGACCTTGCGGCCCCGGATTCCCGGCACGGTCATGCGCTTGCCGGGCACCGGCGACGGCGTTGCCCGGCTGGTGCTGGTATCGATCGTGAACGTGGACATGCCTGCGCTTTAGCGGCGCGGCGCGCTTCCCGCTAGCGAAGCCAGCCGCGCAGCCGCGAATGGCGCGCGAACCAGAAGATGGTCCAGGTGATTGCGAAGATCCCGATCGCCATGGCGATGTCGTTGGTGCTCGCCAGATCCCGCATCGCGGGCGTCACCGCGTAGGGCAGGAAGGTGAAAATCACCGCGATGACCGACACCAGCAGCAATGGCTCGGCCAGTTTTCGGCGCAGGAGCAGCATGATCGTTCCGGCCAGGCCCACCCACACGGCAATCGCATAGGCCGCAACAGCCCAGATCGGCATCGCGTCGACCATCGCTTTCTGGTCCAGCGGCAAAGTGGCCGGATCGGCCGTCACTTGCATCAGATAGCGGCGCACCCGACCGCCATGAACAGGACGGAAGCGATTGCCGCCGCCCAATACCAGCTGGCCAGCGGACGCGGCGAAAACGTGCCTTCGGTCATGTCGTGTCTCCCCCCAGAGCAATTTCGACATAGCGCGAACCCGCGCTTGGTGGAACCGACACCGACGAAAAAGACTTGAACCCTCGCGCTGCAAAACTACTGCTTTAGTCGGGGTGGGCTCGGCGACGCGAAATCGGCGCCATGGCTTGGGACTCGGACCAATTGTCGGATTTGAGCAGCATTTCGACTGAGCAGCGCTTGCAGCTGCTCGTCAACGCCGTCACCGATTATGCGATCTACCTGCTTGATGTCGACGGACATGTCGCGAGCTGGAACCCGGGCGCCGAGCGTTTCAAGGGTTATCGGGCCGAGGAGATCATCGGCCAGCACTTTTCACGATTTTACACCGAGGAAGACCGCGGCTGGGGCGAGCCGCGCATCGCGCTGGAAACGGCGCTGAACGAAGGCAAGTATGAGCGCGAGGCGCGGCGGGTCCGCAAGGACGGCACCTTGTTCTGGGCACATGTCGTTATCGACCCGATCTTCGATTCCACGGGCAAGCACATCGGCTTCGCCAAGATCACCCGGGACATCACCGAGCGCAAGGAAGCGCAGCAGCGGCTCGAAGAGACGCAGGCCGCGCTTGCGCAATCGCAAAAGCTGCAGGCGCTCGGCGAACTGACCGGCGGAATCGCCCATGACTTCAACAATCTGATGACGGTGATCAGCGGATCGTCGGATTTCCTGCTGCGCAAGCCCGACCTGCCCGTGCAAAAGCGCAAGCAATATCTCCAGGCGATCGCCGAAACCGCGGAACGCGCGAGCACGCTCACCAACCACCTGCTGGCATTCGGCCGCCGCCAGGCGCTGAAACCGCAGGTGATGGACCTTAATGCCCGGCTCGATGCGGTGGCGGAAATGCTGTCGCGCACGATCGGCTCGAAGTTCAAGCTGGTGCTCGAGCTGAACGCGGTGCCGGCCGTCATCGAAGTGGACCCGACGCAACTCGAAACCGCCATCCTCAACGCGGCGCTGAACGCCCGCGATGCGCTCGGCGAGGGCGGCACCGTCACCATCGGCACCGCGAATGTGGAGGAAAATGGCGCGCGCTTCGTCCGCCTGTCGATCAGCGACGAGGGCGAAGGCATGCCGCCGGAGGTCGTTTCGCGCGCCTTCGAGCCGTTCTTCACCACCAAGGACGTCGGCAAGGGGACCGGGCTTGGACTATCGCAAATCCATGGTTTCGCAGCGCAGGCCGGGGGACGTGCGGAGATCGCCTCTCAGCCGCAAACGGGTACCACCGTCTCACTGCTGATCCCGGCCAGCGAAAAGCCGCTCGACGCGCCCAACGAACAGGCCCCGCTTGCCTCGCTTCCCAAGGGGGTGCGGGTGCTTCTGGTCGAAGACAATGAGCGAGTGCGTGAATTTGCGCAGGGCCTGCTCGAGGACTTGGGTTGCAAGGTGTCCGCGGCCGCCAGCGCGACCGAGGCGTTGCGGCTGCTCGACACCGATGGTGCGGACGTCGTCCTGTCCGACGTGGTCATGCCGGGGATGACCGGCCTCGCCCTCGCCCGCAAGCTGCGCGAGACTCACCCCGACCTGCCCGTCCTTCTCGCCACCGGCTACAGCGACGAGATCCGC
Proteins encoded in this region:
- the panB gene encoding 3-methyl-2-oxobutanoate hydroxymethyltransferase translates to MSTFTIDTSTSRATPSPVPGKRMTVPGIRGRKVDGQTERPIVMLTAYTMRQAQLLDPHCDMLLVGDSLGQVIYGLPSTIPVTLDMMCAHGAAVVRGSWHALVAVDMPFGSYEASPEQAFESASRVMKETGCAAVKLEGGEAMAPTVRFLTERGIPVIGHVGLTPQAVNLLGGYGARGRNQAEAAKIVSDASAVARAGAFTIVVEGVLEDIATKVTKSVEPPVIGIGASAQCDGQVLVTEDMLGLFERTPRFVKRYDDLATRIGEAAATYAEEVRTRAFPTADQTYRPKSG
- a CDS encoding PAS domain-containing sensor histidine kinase; this encodes MAWDSDQLSDLSSISTEQRLQLLVNAVTDYAIYLLDVDGHVASWNPGAERFKGYRAEEIIGQHFSRFYTEEDRGWGEPRIALETALNEGKYEREARRVRKDGTLFWAHVVIDPIFDSTGKHIGFAKITRDITERKEAQQRLEETQAALAQSQKLQALGELTGGIAHDFNNLMTVISGSSDFLLRKPDLPVQKRKQYLQAIAETAERASTLTNHLLAFGRRQALKPQVMDLNARLDAVAEMLSRTIGSKFKLVLELNAVPAVIEVDPTQLETAILNAALNARDALGEGGTVTIGTANVEENGARFVRLSISDEGEGMPPEVVSRAFEPFFTTKDVGKGTGLGLSQIHGFAAQAGGRAEIASQPQTGTTVSLLIPASEKPLDAPNEQAPLASLPKGVRVLLVEDNERVREFAQGLLEDLGCKVSAAASATEALRLLDTDGADVVLSDVVMPGMTGLALARKLRETHPDLPVLLATGYSDEIRKTGSEFAVLAKPFAVADLSEALATTLAGNRNRAA